In Xiphophorus maculatus strain JP 163 A chromosome 2, X_maculatus-5.0-male, whole genome shotgun sequence, one genomic interval encodes:
- the LOC102231556 gene encoding high affinity choline transporter 1-like isoform X4, whose product MGRWWLHYGNCRVCLFSYSRSRLGSGPPCICLVFFCGWTVFCKTYEVKALCDNVGPISESLWQSIHCDTPASCFGGTMSIILGLSSTISIIISAAVSIVYTLLGGLYSVAYTDIIQLCFIFFSLWLCVPFMVLSPAVTVISQTLPLNQTSEHAWMGHLDLEVAGKWVDEMLLMALGGLSYQALYQRILSAASSVQAQISCFAAALTVFIMGIPSVVIGVMASAADWNQTAYGLPPPFERGDAGKILPLALQHLTPTWVSVLGIGSVAAAVMSSMDSALLSSASMFTQNIYKTTLRKTASERELQWVIRIGVLVVGLAGTGLAFGDDSVFALWVLSGDLLYCVIFPQLLCVLHFQRANTYGAFSGFVVGLLLRGLSGEPILGIPPVLLYPGWREENNVIRQYFPYRTIAMLFSVVSILAVSCLLNLIFEHELIPQSWDFLQVFKNKNDTEEDEAPGSFEEINQVLHTKF is encoded by the exons ATGGGTCGGTGGTGGTTACATTATGGGAACTGCCGAGTCTGTTTATTCTCCTACTCAAGGTCTCGTCTGGGCTCTGGGCCCCCCTGCAtatgtcttgtgtttttttgtgg CTGGACTGTTTTTTGCAAAACCTATGAGGTCAAAGCGTTATGTGACAATGTTGGACCCATTTCAGAATCGCTATGGCAAAGCATTCACTGTGACACTCCTGCTTCCTGCTTTG gTGGAACAATGAGTATAATTCTTGGGCTGTCTTCTACCATCTCCATCATCATCTCAGCAGCTGTCTCCATTGTCTACACATTATTAGGGGGTCTCTACTCAGTTGCATACACTGATATCattcagctttgttttatttttttcagcttg TGGCTTTGTGTTCCTTTTATGGTTCTTAGTCCAGCAGTTACTGTCATCTCACAAACACTCCCACTCAACCAAACAAGTGAACATGCATGGATGGGACACCTGGACCTGGAAGTTGCAGGAAAGTGGGTTGATGAGATGCTTCTTATG gcTTTAGGGGGATTGTCATATCAAGCTCTATATCAAAGAATTCTTTCGGCAGCCTCCTCTGTTCAGGCTCAGATATCCTGCTTTGCTGCGgctttaacagtttttattatggGAATACCCTCAGTTGTCATTGGAGTGATGGCTTCTGCTGCAG ACTGGAACCAGACTGCATACGGTCTTCCCCCTCCTTTTGAGCGTGGAGATGCAGGGAAGATCCTGCCTCTCGCTCTGCAACATCTCACACCCACCTGGGTGTCAGTGCTAGGCATTGGTTCTGTAGCTGCAGCTGTTATGTCCTCCATGGACTCGGCGCTGCTATCCTCTGCATCCATGTTTACACAAAACATATACAAGACAACTTTGAGGAAAACG GCCTCAGAGAGGGAGCTCCAGTGGGTGATCCGTATTGGTGTTCTGGTCGTGGGCCTGGCTGGAACAGGTCTGGCTTTTGGAGACGACAGTGTGTTCGCTCTCTGGGTTCTAAGTGGAGATCTCCTTTACTGTGTGATTTTCCCACAGCTGCTCTGTGTTCTCCACTTCCAACGTGCAAACACTTATGGTGCTTTTTCTGGTTTCGTGGTGGGTTTGTTGCTGCGTGGACTGAGCGGGGAGCCCATACTTGGGATCCCTCCTGTTCTCCTATACCCTGGTTGGAGGGAGGAGAATAATGTGATCAGACAGTACTTTCCTTACAGAACTATTGCCATGCTGTTTTCTGTGGTAAGTATTCTAGCAGTCTCATGTCTGCTGAACCTGATTTTTGAGCACGAACTTATCCCACAGTCCTGggattttctgcaggtttttaaaaacaagaatgatACAGAGGAGGATGAAGCACCTGGCTCCTTTGAGGAAATAAACCAAGTTCTCCATACTAAATTCTAA
- the LOC102231556 gene encoding high-affinity choline transporter 1-like isoform X1: MAVDVPGLVSVIVFYVCILAIGVWGSRKSKKVEKKCSGSKSEVAIIGGRNINILVGIFTMTATWVGGGYIMGTAESVYSPTQGLVWALGPPAYVLCFFVAGLFFAKPMRSKRYVTMLDPFQNRYGKAFTVTLLLPALVSDILWVACILAALGGTMSIILGLSSTISIIISAAVSIVYTLLGGLYSVAYTDIIQLCFIFFSLWLCVPFMVLSPAVTVISQTLPLNQTSEHAWMGHLDLEVAGKWVDEMLLMALGGLSYQALYQRILSAASSVQAQISCFAAALTVFIMGIPSVVIGVMASAADWNQTAYGLPPPFERGDAGKILPLALQHLTPTWVSVLGIGSVAAAVMSSMDSALLSSASMFTQNIYKTTLRKTASERELQWVIRIGVLVVGLAGTGLAFGDDSVFALWVLSGDLLYCVIFPQLLCVLHFQRANTYGAFSGFVVGLLLRGLSGEPILGIPPVLLYPGWREENNVIRQYFPYRTIAMLFSVVSILAVSCLLNLIFEHELIPQSWDFLQVFKNKNDTEEDEAPGSFEEINQVLHTKF, encoded by the exons ATGGCAGTAGATGTCCCTGGACTCGTCTCTGTGAtcgttttttatgtttgcatccTGGCAATTGGAGTGTGGGGGTCTCGAAAATCCAAGAAAGTGGAGAAGAAATGCTCTGGCTCAAAGAGTGAAGTTGCCATCATTGGTGGCCGCAACATCAACATCCTGGTTGGAATTTTTACCATGACAG CAACATGGGTCGGTGGTGGTTACATTATGGGAACTGCCGAGTCTGTTTATTCTCCTACTCAAGGTCTCGTCTGGGCTCTGGGCCCCCCTGCAtatgtcttgtgtttttttgtgg CTGGACTGTTTTTTGCAAAACCTATGAGGTCAAAGCGTTATGTGACAATGTTGGACCCATTTCAGAATCGCTATGGCAAAGCATTCACTGTGACACTCCTGCTTCCTGCTTTGGTCAGTGACATATTATGGGTGGCCTGTATCCTTGCTGCTCTTG gTGGAACAATGAGTATAATTCTTGGGCTGTCTTCTACCATCTCCATCATCATCTCAGCAGCTGTCTCCATTGTCTACACATTATTAGGGGGTCTCTACTCAGTTGCATACACTGATATCattcagctttgttttatttttttcagcttg TGGCTTTGTGTTCCTTTTATGGTTCTTAGTCCAGCAGTTACTGTCATCTCACAAACACTCCCACTCAACCAAACAAGTGAACATGCATGGATGGGACACCTGGACCTGGAAGTTGCAGGAAAGTGGGTTGATGAGATGCTTCTTATG gcTTTAGGGGGATTGTCATATCAAGCTCTATATCAAAGAATTCTTTCGGCAGCCTCCTCTGTTCAGGCTCAGATATCCTGCTTTGCTGCGgctttaacagtttttattatggGAATACCCTCAGTTGTCATTGGAGTGATGGCTTCTGCTGCAG ACTGGAACCAGACTGCATACGGTCTTCCCCCTCCTTTTGAGCGTGGAGATGCAGGGAAGATCCTGCCTCTCGCTCTGCAACATCTCACACCCACCTGGGTGTCAGTGCTAGGCATTGGTTCTGTAGCTGCAGCTGTTATGTCCTCCATGGACTCGGCGCTGCTATCCTCTGCATCCATGTTTACACAAAACATATACAAGACAACTTTGAGGAAAACG GCCTCAGAGAGGGAGCTCCAGTGGGTGATCCGTATTGGTGTTCTGGTCGTGGGCCTGGCTGGAACAGGTCTGGCTTTTGGAGACGACAGTGTGTTCGCTCTCTGGGTTCTAAGTGGAGATCTCCTTTACTGTGTGATTTTCCCACAGCTGCTCTGTGTTCTCCACTTCCAACGTGCAAACACTTATGGTGCTTTTTCTGGTTTCGTGGTGGGTTTGTTGCTGCGTGGACTGAGCGGGGAGCCCATACTTGGGATCCCTCCTGTTCTCCTATACCCTGGTTGGAGGGAGGAGAATAATGTGATCAGACAGTACTTTCCTTACAGAACTATTGCCATGCTGTTTTCTGTGGTAAGTATTCTAGCAGTCTCATGTCTGCTGAACCTGATTTTTGAGCACGAACTTATCCCACAGTCCTGggattttctgcaggtttttaaaaacaagaatgatACAGAGGAGGATGAAGCACCTGGCTCCTTTGAGGAAATAAACCAAGTTCTCCATACTAAATTCTAA
- the LOC102231556 gene encoding high-affinity choline transporter 1-like isoform X2, with translation MAVDVPGLVSVIVFYVCILAIGVWGSRKSKKVEKKCSGSKSEVAIIGGRNINILVGIFTMTATWVGGGYIMGTAESVYSPTQGLVWALGPPAYVLCFFVESLWQSIHCDTPASCFGGTMSIILGLSSTISIIISAAVSIVYTLLGGLYSVAYTDIIQLCFIFFSLWLCVPFMVLSPAVTVISQTLPLNQTSEHAWMGHLDLEVAGKWVDEMLLMALGGLSYQALYQRILSAASSVQAQISCFAAALTVFIMGIPSVVIGVMASAADWNQTAYGLPPPFERGDAGKILPLALQHLTPTWVSVLGIGSVAAAVMSSMDSALLSSASMFTQNIYKTTLRKTASERELQWVIRIGVLVVGLAGTGLAFGDDSVFALWVLSGDLLYCVIFPQLLCVLHFQRANTYGAFSGFVVGLLLRGLSGEPILGIPPVLLYPGWREENNVIRQYFPYRTIAMLFSVVSILAVSCLLNLIFEHELIPQSWDFLQVFKNKNDTEEDEAPGSFEEINQVLHTKF, from the exons ATGGCAGTAGATGTCCCTGGACTCGTCTCTGTGAtcgttttttatgtttgcatccTGGCAATTGGAGTGTGGGGGTCTCGAAAATCCAAGAAAGTGGAGAAGAAATGCTCTGGCTCAAAGAGTGAAGTTGCCATCATTGGTGGCCGCAACATCAACATCCTGGTTGGAATTTTTACCATGACAG CAACATGGGTCGGTGGTGGTTACATTATGGGAACTGCCGAGTCTGTTTATTCTCCTACTCAAGGTCTCGTCTGGGCTCTGGGCCCCCCTGCAtatgtcttgtgtttttttgtgg AATCGCTATGGCAAAGCATTCACTGTGACACTCCTGCTTCCTGCTTTG gTGGAACAATGAGTATAATTCTTGGGCTGTCTTCTACCATCTCCATCATCATCTCAGCAGCTGTCTCCATTGTCTACACATTATTAGGGGGTCTCTACTCAGTTGCATACACTGATATCattcagctttgttttatttttttcagcttg TGGCTTTGTGTTCCTTTTATGGTTCTTAGTCCAGCAGTTACTGTCATCTCACAAACACTCCCACTCAACCAAACAAGTGAACATGCATGGATGGGACACCTGGACCTGGAAGTTGCAGGAAAGTGGGTTGATGAGATGCTTCTTATG gcTTTAGGGGGATTGTCATATCAAGCTCTATATCAAAGAATTCTTTCGGCAGCCTCCTCTGTTCAGGCTCAGATATCCTGCTTTGCTGCGgctttaacagtttttattatggGAATACCCTCAGTTGTCATTGGAGTGATGGCTTCTGCTGCAG ACTGGAACCAGACTGCATACGGTCTTCCCCCTCCTTTTGAGCGTGGAGATGCAGGGAAGATCCTGCCTCTCGCTCTGCAACATCTCACACCCACCTGGGTGTCAGTGCTAGGCATTGGTTCTGTAGCTGCAGCTGTTATGTCCTCCATGGACTCGGCGCTGCTATCCTCTGCATCCATGTTTACACAAAACATATACAAGACAACTTTGAGGAAAACG GCCTCAGAGAGGGAGCTCCAGTGGGTGATCCGTATTGGTGTTCTGGTCGTGGGCCTGGCTGGAACAGGTCTGGCTTTTGGAGACGACAGTGTGTTCGCTCTCTGGGTTCTAAGTGGAGATCTCCTTTACTGTGTGATTTTCCCACAGCTGCTCTGTGTTCTCCACTTCCAACGTGCAAACACTTATGGTGCTTTTTCTGGTTTCGTGGTGGGTTTGTTGCTGCGTGGACTGAGCGGGGAGCCCATACTTGGGATCCCTCCTGTTCTCCTATACCCTGGTTGGAGGGAGGAGAATAATGTGATCAGACAGTACTTTCCTTACAGAACTATTGCCATGCTGTTTTCTGTGGTAAGTATTCTAGCAGTCTCATGTCTGCTGAACCTGATTTTTGAGCACGAACTTATCCCACAGTCCTGggattttctgcaggtttttaaaaacaagaatgatACAGAGGAGGATGAAGCACCTGGCTCCTTTGAGGAAATAAACCAAGTTCTCCATACTAAATTCTAA
- the LOC102231556 gene encoding high-affinity choline transporter 1-like isoform X3: MAVDVPGLVSVIVFYVCILAIGVWGSRKSKKVEKKCSGSKSEVAIIGGRNINILVGIFTMTATWVGGGYIMGTAESVYSPTQGLVWALGPPAYVLCFFVAGLFFAKPMRSKRYVTMLDPFQNRYGKAFTVTLLLPALWLCVPFMVLSPAVTVISQTLPLNQTSEHAWMGHLDLEVAGKWVDEMLLMALGGLSYQALYQRILSAASSVQAQISCFAAALTVFIMGIPSVVIGVMASAADWNQTAYGLPPPFERGDAGKILPLALQHLTPTWVSVLGIGSVAAAVMSSMDSALLSSASMFTQNIYKTTLRKTASERELQWVIRIGVLVVGLAGTGLAFGDDSVFALWVLSGDLLYCVIFPQLLCVLHFQRANTYGAFSGFVVGLLLRGLSGEPILGIPPVLLYPGWREENNVIRQYFPYRTIAMLFSVVSILAVSCLLNLIFEHELIPQSWDFLQVFKNKNDTEEDEAPGSFEEINQVLHTKF, from the exons ATGGCAGTAGATGTCCCTGGACTCGTCTCTGTGAtcgttttttatgtttgcatccTGGCAATTGGAGTGTGGGGGTCTCGAAAATCCAAGAAAGTGGAGAAGAAATGCTCTGGCTCAAAGAGTGAAGTTGCCATCATTGGTGGCCGCAACATCAACATCCTGGTTGGAATTTTTACCATGACAG CAACATGGGTCGGTGGTGGTTACATTATGGGAACTGCCGAGTCTGTTTATTCTCCTACTCAAGGTCTCGTCTGGGCTCTGGGCCCCCCTGCAtatgtcttgtgtttttttgtgg CTGGACTGTTTTTTGCAAAACCTATGAGGTCAAAGCGTTATGTGACAATGTTGGACCCATTTCAGAATCGCTATGGCAAAGCATTCACTGTGACACTCCTGCTTCCTGCTTTG TGGCTTTGTGTTCCTTTTATGGTTCTTAGTCCAGCAGTTACTGTCATCTCACAAACACTCCCACTCAACCAAACAAGTGAACATGCATGGATGGGACACCTGGACCTGGAAGTTGCAGGAAAGTGGGTTGATGAGATGCTTCTTATG gcTTTAGGGGGATTGTCATATCAAGCTCTATATCAAAGAATTCTTTCGGCAGCCTCCTCTGTTCAGGCTCAGATATCCTGCTTTGCTGCGgctttaacagtttttattatggGAATACCCTCAGTTGTCATTGGAGTGATGGCTTCTGCTGCAG ACTGGAACCAGACTGCATACGGTCTTCCCCCTCCTTTTGAGCGTGGAGATGCAGGGAAGATCCTGCCTCTCGCTCTGCAACATCTCACACCCACCTGGGTGTCAGTGCTAGGCATTGGTTCTGTAGCTGCAGCTGTTATGTCCTCCATGGACTCGGCGCTGCTATCCTCTGCATCCATGTTTACACAAAACATATACAAGACAACTTTGAGGAAAACG GCCTCAGAGAGGGAGCTCCAGTGGGTGATCCGTATTGGTGTTCTGGTCGTGGGCCTGGCTGGAACAGGTCTGGCTTTTGGAGACGACAGTGTGTTCGCTCTCTGGGTTCTAAGTGGAGATCTCCTTTACTGTGTGATTTTCCCACAGCTGCTCTGTGTTCTCCACTTCCAACGTGCAAACACTTATGGTGCTTTTTCTGGTTTCGTGGTGGGTTTGTTGCTGCGTGGACTGAGCGGGGAGCCCATACTTGGGATCCCTCCTGTTCTCCTATACCCTGGTTGGAGGGAGGAGAATAATGTGATCAGACAGTACTTTCCTTACAGAACTATTGCCATGCTGTTTTCTGTGGTAAGTATTCTAGCAGTCTCATGTCTGCTGAACCTGATTTTTGAGCACGAACTTATCCCACAGTCCTGggattttctgcaggtttttaaaaacaagaatgatACAGAGGAGGATGAAGCACCTGGCTCCTTTGAGGAAATAAACCAAGTTCTCCATACTAAATTCTAA